The nucleotide window CTTTCCCAGATCTTTCCTCCCAAATTGCAGCCCCGGACTGCGCCTCTGCTGGAGGTCCGGAACCTCTCGGTTCCCGGTGTGCTCCACGACGTCAGCTTCACGCTGAGGGAGGGCGAGATCCTCGGTTTCGGCGGACTCGTCGGGGCCGGCCGGACCGAGGTAGCGGAGGCTCTCATGGGGCTGCGCCCCCTCTCGGCGGGGGAGATCCTCCTGCGGGGAAAGTCCCTGCGGGTTCGGACACCGCGTGATGCCGTCGAGGCGGGGTTCGCCTACCTCTCCGAGGACCGCCAGGGAAGCGGCATCATCACCTCTTTCAGCGTCGTTCACAACACGACCCTGACCTCGCTGCCCCGCTATTCGTCCTCACGGCTCCGATGGCTGGACAAGCGTGCGGAGACAGAGGCCGCCGGACGGTATCGGGATCTTTTCAACCTCAAGGCCCCGTCCCTCGGAACGCCCCTGGAGCACCTGAGCGGCGGAAATCAGCAAAAGGTCTCCCTGTCGAAGACCATCGACACGAGACCCTCCGTTCTCATCGCGGACGAGCCGACCCGTGGGGTCGACATTGCCGCGAAGCAGGAGGTGTATCGCTTCATTACCGACATCGTCAGGGGAAGGATCGCCTGCATCCTCATATCCTCCGAGATGGAGGAGCTCATCGGCATGTGTCATCGGGTGGCGGTCATGCAGGACGGCAGGATCACGGGGGTTCTGGACGGAGATCGCATCTGCGAGGAGGAAATCATGTTTCATGCCACCGGAATAAGGGAGGGAGCCTGATTTGAAGCGCTTTGCCGGATTGTCGGATGTGCTGTCCCTGCGAAGACAGGCATCGTTTATCGCCCTGATCGTCTTGACGGTCCTCTCCTCGTTCATGAGTCCGTATTTCCTGAAACTTCAGAACCTCGTCAACATCGTGCGCCAGGTTTCCTACACGGGAATAATCGGCCTGGGGATGACCTTCGTCATCATCTCCGCGGGCATCGACCTCTCCGTGGGGTCCGTCCTGGCCTTCACGGGGGCCGTGGTGATCCTCACCATGAACGCGCTGCTCCCGATGCTCCAGAGCGAGGTGCTGGTCCTGGCGCTGGGGATTATCGCCGGGGTGTCGGTCGGGGCCTGTGCAGGCGCCTTCAATGGTCTGATGATCACCCGGGGGCGGATCGCTCCCTTTATCGTGACCCTCGGCACGATGGCCATCTTCCGATCGCTGACGCTCTACATTGGGGATGCGGGAGAGATTCAGTCCCGAAACGCCCTTTACGGGTCCTTCGGCATGGGCTCGGTCCTGGGCATCCCGGTTCCGGTGATCGTGTTCCTGGGGATAGCCCTGGTCCTGCATCTCGTGCTGAACAACACCCGATATGGGCGCTACCTCTGCGCGGTGGGTTCGAACCAGAGGGTTGCCCTTTTCTCCGCCATCGACGTCGATCGAATCCGATTTTATGCCTATACGCTCACCGGTGCGCTGGTTGGGGTGTCCGCGGTGCTGCTGGGCTCCCGCTTCAACGCGGTGAGCACGTCCAACATGGGGCTCGCCTTCGAGCTGGACGCCATTGCAGCGGTCATCATCGGCGGTACGGCCATGTCCGGCGGGCGGGGGACCATCTGGGGCACCGTGTGGGGGGGCCTCATCCTCGGGATCATCAATAACATGATGAACATGGTGGGGGTCTCTCCCTACCTGCAGGGGACCGTGAAGGGGCTCGTGATCATTGTGGCGGTGTACGTACAGCGGCAAAAACAGTAGAAAGGACGAGGACCGGAGGAGGACGATGCGGATGGTCGGAAAGGATCCCGCGGGGCAGGGGACGTCCCCGCGTTCGGGCGGGCGTCCCGTCATTGTCGTCGCCCCCTACCCCCAGCGTCTCCGCACCATTTTTTCGGAGGAGACCCTGGCCGAGCTGGAGGCGCTGGGGGACCTCCGCTATCTCGGGGACGGGGAGGTCGACGGCGCGGTGCTGGATTCGGCCCTGGAGAATGCCGCTGCCGTTATCGGCCAGGTCCCTCTGCCCGAAGAACGCCTGAGGCGCGTACCCGGCCTGAGGGCCATCTGCAACGTGGAGGGCAATTTCTACCAGAACATCGACTATGAATACTGTTTTCGCAACAGCATTCACGTGTTGAACTGCGGCTTGGCCTACGCCCTTCCCGTTGCGGAGATGGCCCTGGGGATGGCCCTGGACCTCGCGAGGGGCATCAGCCGGGAGGACCGCCGGTTTCGCCGGGGGGAGGAGACGTACCTGGCCGCCGGGTGTCTCGATTCGGTGCTGCTGTCGGGCTCCCGGGTCGGCATCGTCGGGTTCGGCAACCTGGGCAGGGCCCTGCTGAATCTTCTCGTCCCCTTTCGATGCTCCGTCCGCGTCTACGATCCCTGGCTTCCCAGGACCGTCATCGAAGAGTACGGATGCCTGGGGAGCTCCCTGGAGGAGCTTTTGCGGGAGAGCCGTTTTATCTTCGTCATGGCGGGGGTGACGCGGGAGAATCAGGGGTTCCTGAGCCGCGAGCGGCTGGAGCTCATCCGGGAGGACGCATTCTTCCTGTTGATGAGCCGTGCCGCGGTTGTGGATTTCGAGGCGCTCTGCGACCTCACGGAGGCGGGGCGCTTCACCGCCGCCACCGACGTCTATCCCGAGGAGCCCCTGGGCAGGGACCATCGCGCGCGGCGGAACGAGCGCCTGCTCCTCTCGGCCCACAGGGCGGGAGGGATTCCCCAGGCGTTTGCCTCCATCGGCCGGATGGTGGTGGACGACTTGAGGCTGGTCCTTAACGGGCTGCCGCCGGTGCGGATGCAGCGTGCGGAACCCGAGACGGTGTCGCGCTTTGCGAGCCGGCCCGCGCCGCAGGCGTGAGGGGCTGGAGGCAAAGAATTCAACGACGAGGGGGTGCGGCGCAGCGAGGACGTGGTTTTCCGGTGTCTGGGGGCGGGGTTTGAAGTCTCGTTTCGGCGTCTTTAAGGGGTCTGAATAAGGAGGTCTTTCGAAGATGATGAGAAGGTTTGCCGTAAGTGCGCTGCTTTTCGTTTTTCTTGTTTTTGCCCTTTGCGGGGCGGCCTCGGCGGAGCCCAAGGATTATAAGGGGAAGATCGGCATCTCGCTTCCTACCGCGACCCACGGCTATATGGGGCGGGTGAACTGGTGGGTGAAGAAGGCGATCGAGGACTGGAAGAAGAAGAGCCCGGAGCTGGAGTTCCTGGTGGTGACCGCGGACAGCGTGTCCAAACAGGCTGCGGACATCGAGGACCTGATGATCAAGGAGATCGACGCCCTGGTCTGCTTCCCGTTCGACTCCTCCCTCACCTCCGTGATCGAGAAGGTCTATGAAAAGGGCATCTACACGGTGGTGCTGGATCGCGGGACGACGAAGCCCGTCTACGACGTCTACATCAGCAACGACGACGAGGGCTATACCCGCGAGGGGACGAAATGGATCGCCGAGCAGCTTGGGGGCAAGGGGAAGCTGGTCATTATCGAGGGCATTCCCTGCGAGATCAACACGATTCGCGTCAACACCATCAAGGAGACCGCTGCTCAATACGGCCTGGAGGTCCTCGATTCCCAGCCGGGGATGTGGAACCCGGAGAAGGCGCTGGCGGTGATGGAGAACTACCTCCAAAAGTATCCCGAGATCGACGCGGTCTATACGGCCGACGACGACATGATGAAGGGGGCGCTTCAGGCCTACAAGGAGTCCGGAAGGAAGGACATCAAGATCTTCCTGGGCGGCGCGGCCGACAAGGAGGTCCTCAAGATGATCATGGAGGACTCCAACCCCCTGGTGAAGGCGAACGTCACGTATCCTCCCGACTGCATCGCCACGGCGATCGGCCTGGCGGTCCTGGGGCACAACAACCAGGTTCTGGAGGGGTTCTATCAGAAGAAGCTTCCGGTGCGCATCACCTTGGCGGCGGAGCTGATCACCAAGGAGAACGTCAAGCAGTACTATGTCGAGGACGAGCTGAACTTCGGCAAGTAAACCTCCCAAGAAGCGGATTTTGTGCGACGATCGGGCTGCCGGTACAGCGTTGACGGCAGCCTTTTGTTCAAATCCCAGTTTTGGGCATAAAGGGGAAGAGATATGAGCACAATCAAGGGGCCGGGGATTTTTCTGGCGCAGTGCTACGGGACCGAACCTCCTTTCGACAGCTTGAGCGGCCTGACGTCCTGGGCGGGGGCGTTGGGGTACAGGGGAGTCCAGATCCCCGCGAACGAGAAGGGATTGATCGACGTCGATCTGGCCGCGGCGTCGCCCGCGTACTGTGACGACCTGCGGGAGAGATGCAACGGGCTGGCGATCACCGAGCTGGCCACCCACCTCTTTGGCCAGCTTGTGGCGGTTCATCCCGCCTACGACGATCTCTTCGACGTGTTCGCGGAGCCCTCGGTCCGGGGAAGCCCTCGGGAACGACAGCGTTGGGCGGTCTGGAAGATGATCAATGCCATCAAGGCCTCCGCCAACCTCGGGCTGAGGGTTGTCCCCACGTTCAGCGGCGCCCTCCTGTGGCCCTTTGTCTATCCGTGGCCGCAGAGACCCCTGGGGCTGGTGGAGGAGGGATTTGCCGAGCTGGCCCGCC belongs to Fretibacterium sp. OH1220_COT-178 and includes:
- a CDS encoding sugar ABC transporter ATP-binding protein, producing the protein MDCRGNELLRVDGICKDFSTVRVLHDVSFRLCSGEILGIIGENGAGKSTIMKILSGIHSPTSGEIYLDGKKADVLSPMDAKKLGISLIPQEFNLVNDLTVYDNVFLGSELLKKNGLLDKARMKERTAELLRDLGVSIPPEARIEDLSAAEKQMVEICKALAFRCRILIMDEPTTVLTQHETGILFNRMRRLRDEGMTIIYISHKLKEIKSICDRVLVLRDGSFVLDRPTEEISLEEMAQSMVGRELSQIFPPKLQPRTAPLLEVRNLSVPGVLHDVSFTLREGEILGFGGLVGAGRTEVAEALMGLRPLSAGEILLRGKSLRVRTPRDAVEAGFAYLSEDRQGSGIITSFSVVHNTTLTSLPRYSSSRLRWLDKRAETEAAGRYRDLFNLKAPSLGTPLEHLSGGNQQKVSLSKTIDTRPSVLIADEPTRGVDIAAKQEVYRFITDIVRGRIACILISSEMEELIGMCHRVAVMQDGRITGVLDGDRICEEEIMFHATGIREGA
- a CDS encoding ABC transporter permease translates to MKRFAGLSDVLSLRRQASFIALIVLTVLSSFMSPYFLKLQNLVNIVRQVSYTGIIGLGMTFVIISAGIDLSVGSVLAFTGAVVILTMNALLPMLQSEVLVLALGIIAGVSVGACAGAFNGLMITRGRIAPFIVTLGTMAIFRSLTLYIGDAGEIQSRNALYGSFGMGSVLGIPVPVIVFLGIALVLHLVLNNTRYGRYLCAVGSNQRVALFSAIDVDRIRFYAYTLTGALVGVSAVLLGSRFNAVSTSNMGLAFELDAIAAVIIGGTAMSGGRGTIWGTVWGGLILGIINNMMNMVGVSPYLQGTVKGLVIIVAVYVQRQKQ
- a CDS encoding NAD(P)-dependent oxidoreductase, encoding MVGKDPAGQGTSPRSGGRPVIVVAPYPQRLRTIFSEETLAELEALGDLRYLGDGEVDGAVLDSALENAAAVIGQVPLPEERLRRVPGLRAICNVEGNFYQNIDYEYCFRNSIHVLNCGLAYALPVAEMALGMALDLARGISREDRRFRRGEETYLAAGCLDSVLLSGSRVGIVGFGNLGRALLNLLVPFRCSVRVYDPWLPRTVIEEYGCLGSSLEELLRESRFIFVMAGVTRENQGFLSRERLELIREDAFFLLMSRAAVVDFEALCDLTEAGRFTAATDVYPEEPLGRDHRARRNERLLLSAHRAGGIPQAFASIGRMVVDDLRLVLNGLPPVRMQRAEPETVSRFASRPAPQA
- a CDS encoding substrate-binding domain-containing protein, with the protein product MMRRFAVSALLFVFLVFALCGAASAEPKDYKGKIGISLPTATHGYMGRVNWWVKKAIEDWKKKSPELEFLVVTADSVSKQAADIEDLMIKEIDALVCFPFDSSLTSVIEKVYEKGIYTVVLDRGTTKPVYDVYISNDDEGYTREGTKWIAEQLGGKGKLVIIEGIPCEINTIRVNTIKETAAQYGLEVLDSQPGMWNPEKALAVMENYLQKYPEIDAVYTADDDMMKGALQAYKESGRKDIKIFLGGAADKEVLKMIMEDSNPLVKANVTYPPDCIATAIGLAVLGHNNQVLEGFYQKKLPVRITLAAELITKENVKQYYVEDELNFGK